In Pollutimonas sp. M17, a single genomic region encodes these proteins:
- a CDS encoding C40 family peptidase encodes MTAGLLLLAGCASRGPDAYSSARPAAAIVLAPGQRSEVVLTAMGLLQSRYRYGGSNPDTGFDCSGLVAYVFGRAAGQPLPHNTARIAELARPVPRSQLKAGDFVFFNTLNRPFSHMGIYIGNAQFVNAPSTGGQVRVDSLNNPYFARRFESARTLFGS; translated from the coding sequence ATGACAGCCGGATTACTCCTGCTGGCCGGCTGCGCGAGCCGGGGGCCGGACGCTTACTCATCGGCCCGCCCCGCCGCGGCCATCGTCCTGGCGCCGGGCCAGCGCAGCGAAGTGGTGTTGACCGCCATGGGCCTGCTGCAATCGCGCTACCGCTACGGCGGCTCGAACCCTGACACCGGATTCGACTGCAGCGGCCTGGTGGCCTATGTATTCGGCCGGGCGGCCGGCCAGCCCCTGCCCCACAACACGGCCCGGATAGCGGAGCTGGCCCGGCCCGTTCCAAGAAGCCAGTTGAAAGCGGGCGACTTCGTGTTCTTCAACACCCTGAATCGCCCTTTTTCCCATATGGGTATATATATAGGCAATGCGCAATTCGTGAACGCACCCTCCACGGGCGGACAGGTGCGCGTGGACTCCTTGAACAATCCCTATTTCGCCCGGCGGTTCGAATCGGCGCGCACGCTGTTCGGTTCCTGA
- the flhD gene encoding flagellar transcriptional regulator FlhD has protein sequence MPVTDNSLLSDIQEVNLSYLMLAQRMLRENYAAGMFRLGFDSDVADIVMRLSPAQLVKLAGSSSLICKFRLNDYDLLSSLTQDVLGGVLQQAHSTILLSQQVSEQSV, from the coding sequence ATGCCCGTCACCGATAATTCGTTATTGAGCGACATTCAAGAAGTCAATCTGTCCTACTTGATGCTTGCACAGCGCATGCTGCGTGAAAACTACGCGGCCGGCATGTTCCGCCTGGGCTTCGATTCCGATGTCGCGGATATCGTCATGCGCCTGTCGCCCGCCCAACTGGTCAAGCTGGCCGGTTCCAGTTCCCTGATCTGCAAATTCCGCCTGAACGATTACGACCTTCTGTCTTCCCTGACCCAGGACGTGCTGGGCGGGGTGCTTCAACAGGCCCATTCCACCATACTGCTGTCCCAGCAGGTCAGCGAGCAGTCCGTTTAA
- the flhC gene encoding flagellar transcriptional regulator FlhC, with protein sequence MATKSVAREAEEILLATEMIQLGARLQVLQAETSLSYDRLARLYREVKGCSPPKGMLPFSVDWFMTWLPNIHSSVFYSVYQYMDAHTPAKKARALVEAYKLYLEQASTGRAADAGEEPVLSFTRAWMLVRFFDSNMVQLSHCTRCKGGFVAHAHDPQNDFVCAICRPPPRAGKTRSKVSAANPVEVLRSARKAAGKVSPVSG encoded by the coding sequence ATGGCAACAAAAAGCGTCGCCAGGGAAGCGGAAGAAATCCTTCTGGCCACCGAAATGATCCAGCTGGGCGCCCGCCTGCAGGTATTGCAGGCCGAGACCAGCCTTAGCTATGATCGCCTTGCCCGCTTGTACCGGGAGGTCAAGGGCTGCTCGCCGCCCAAGGGCATGCTGCCTTTTTCGGTCGACTGGTTCATGACCTGGCTGCCCAACATCCACTCCAGCGTATTTTATAGCGTGTACCAGTACATGGATGCGCATACGCCGGCCAAGAAGGCGCGAGCCCTGGTCGAAGCCTACAAGCTCTATCTCGAGCAGGCCTCCACCGGCAGGGCGGCCGATGCCGGCGAAGAGCCCGTGCTCAGTTTTACGCGCGCCTGGATGCTGGTCCGGTTTTTCGACAGCAATATGGTTCAGCTGTCGCATTGCACGCGCTGCAAGGGCGGTTTTGTGGCCCACGCCCACGATCCGCAGAACGATTTCGTCTGCGCCATCTGCCGGCCGCCGCCCAGGGCCGGCAAGACCCGCAGCAAGGTCTCCGCGGCGAATCCCGTCGAAGTGCTGCGTTCGGCCCGCAAGGCCGCCGGCAAGGTCAGTCCAGTCTCGGGTTGA
- the motA gene encoding flagellar motor stator protein MotA, translated as MFIFVGFLIVFFSVFGSYVGLGGHLGALYQPFEFVLIAGAALGAYIASSSGKSIKLLFESLPLVVRKSPYSKELYMELMALLYVLLNKARRDGLMSIESDIEEPETSPIFTEYPRILRDEKLMEFITDYLRLMVSGNMSSYEIETLMDQEIEAHHQERNVPANSLHAVADALPAFGIVAAVLGVIKALASVDQPPAILADLISKAMVGTFLGVLLAYGFVAPLAASIERRSVASSKVLECIKVTLLASMNGYPPQLAVEFGRKVLYSYVRPSFMELEDHVRQTRAPARKA; from the coding sequence GTGTTTATTTTCGTTGGGTTCCTGATCGTTTTCTTCTCGGTATTCGGCAGCTATGTCGGCTTGGGCGGGCATCTGGGCGCCTTGTACCAGCCGTTCGAATTCGTTCTGATCGCCGGAGCCGCGCTGGGCGCCTACATCGCTTCGAGCAGCGGAAAATCCATCAAGCTGCTGTTCGAGTCGCTGCCCCTGGTGGTCCGCAAGAGCCCTTACAGCAAAGAGCTGTACATGGAACTGATGGCGTTGTTGTATGTGCTGCTGAACAAGGCGCGCCGCGACGGCCTGATGTCCATCGAATCGGATATCGAAGAGCCCGAAACCAGCCCCATCTTCACCGAATACCCCCGCATCCTGCGCGACGAGAAACTGATGGAGTTCATCACCGACTACCTGCGCCTGATGGTCAGCGGCAACATGAGCTCCTACGAGATCGAGACCCTGATGGATCAGGAGATCGAGGCGCATCACCAGGAACGCAACGTCCCCGCCAACTCGTTGCACGCCGTGGCCGACGCCTTGCCCGCCTTCGGGATCGTGGCCGCCGTGCTGGGCGTGATCAAGGCCCTGGCCTCGGTGGACCAGCCGCCGGCCATCCTGGCCGACCTCATTTCCAAAGCCATGGTCGGTACCTTCCTGGGAGTATTGCTGGCCTACGGCTTCGTCGCGCCGCTGGCCGCCTCGATCGAGCGCCGTTCGGTCGCGTCTTCCAAGGTCCTGGAATGCATCAAGGTCACTTTGCTGGCCAGCATGAACGGCTACCCGCCGCAATTGGCGGTGGAATTCGGCCGCAAGGTCCTGTATTCCTACGTCAGGCCGTCGTTCATGGAACTGGAAGACCATGTCCGGCAAACGCGCGCGCCCGCCCGCAAGGCGTAA
- the motB gene encoding flagellar motor protein MotB, whose translation MKKSQPRIVIRRKRNVAESKHNSSWKIAYADFMTAMMAFFLVMWLLSLVPQKDLQAIAEYFRMPLMTAVTGGPKNESGSSVIPAGASSVIPNPSPIPSRGDVHTEGDLRDVQRLESLKTELEDLIKTDPVLQQFSPQLLLDMTPDGLRVQIIDKQNRPMFATGSALVQSYMRDILRQLGPVFNKLPNSISIAGHTDSIQYATGEREYSNWELSADRANAARKELVAGGMDEPKIKRILGLAASVSLIKDNPAAAVNRRISIVVLNSRAERRIDEQNASAASAATLKDLLEPAPAPVPGGAVPGLPDLLELPVKPLSPVGQ comes from the coding sequence ATGAAGAAATCCCAGCCGCGGATCGTCATCCGGCGCAAGCGCAATGTTGCGGAATCCAAACACAACTCCAGCTGGAAGATCGCCTACGCCGACTTCATGACGGCCATGATGGCCTTCTTCCTGGTCATGTGGCTGCTTTCCCTGGTTCCGCAGAAAGACCTGCAGGCCATCGCCGAGTACTTTCGCATGCCGCTCATGACCGCCGTCACCGGCGGCCCCAAGAACGAAAGCGGCAGTAGCGTGATCCCCGCCGGAGCGTCCAGCGTCATTCCCAATCCCAGCCCCATTCCTTCGCGGGGCGACGTCCATACCGAAGGCGACCTGCGCGACGTGCAGCGCCTGGAAAGCCTGAAGACCGAGCTCGAAGACCTGATCAAGACCGATCCCGTGCTTCAGCAGTTCAGTCCCCAGCTGCTGCTGGACATGACGCCGGACGGCCTGCGGGTCCAGATCATCGACAAGCAGAACCGTCCCATGTTCGCCACCGGCAGCGCCCTGGTCCAGTCCTATATGCGGGACATCCTGCGCCAGCTGGGTCCGGTCTTCAACAAGCTGCCCAACAGCATCAGCATCGCGGGCCACACCGATTCCATCCAGTACGCCACCGGCGAGCGCGAGTACAGCAACTGGGAGCTGTCCGCCGACCGGGCCAATGCGGCCCGCAAGGAATTGGTGGCCGGCGGCATGGACGAGCCTAAGATCAAGCGCATACTGGGCCTGGCCGCGTCGGTCAGCCTGATTAAAGATAATCCGGCCGCAGCCGTTAATCGACGTATCAGTATTGTTGTGCTGAACAGCCGTGCCGAGCGCCGCATCGACGAGCAGAATGCTTCCGCAGCCTCGGCCGCCACGCTGAAGGATCTGTTGGAGCCTGCGCCCGCGCCGGTACCCGGGGGCGCCGTGCCGGGCCTGCCCGACTTGCTGGAACTGCCCGTCAAGCCGCTGTCGCCGGTCGGACAATAA
- a CDS encoding chemotaxis protein CheW — protein sequence MFNKFESNAQQVDTTGQEFLVFTLAAQEYGIDILKVQEIRGYDSQSVTRIANVPSFVKGVTNLRGIIVPIVDMRIKFNLERVEYDHQTVVVILNLQTRVVGVVVDGVSDVLMLQQSQISAAPQFGTAFSTEYLTGIGTLGERMLILVDIEKLMTSEEMALVENAVA from the coding sequence ATGTTCAACAAATTCGAATCCAATGCCCAGCAGGTCGACACCACGGGCCAGGAGTTCCTGGTATTCACGCTTGCGGCGCAAGAGTACGGAATCGACATCCTGAAGGTTCAGGAAATCCGCGGCTACGACAGCCAGAGCGTTACCCGGATCGCCAATGTGCCCTCGTTCGTCAAGGGCGTTACCAATCTGCGGGGCATCATCGTTCCCATCGTCGACATGCGCATCAAGTTCAATCTCGAGCGCGTCGAATACGATCACCAGACCGTGGTCGTCATCCTGAACCTGCAAACGCGCGTGGTCGGCGTGGTGGTCGACGGCGTGTCCGACGTCCTCATGCTGCAGCAGTCGCAGATCAGCGCGGCGCCTCAGTTCGGCACGGCCTTCTCCACCGAATACCTCACCGGCATCGGCACGCTGGGCGAGCGCATGCTGATCCTGGTCGACATCGAGAAGCTCATGACCAGCGAAGAGATGGCGCTGGTCGAAAACGCCGTTGCTTGA
- a CDS encoding methyl-accepting chemotaxis protein, translating into MRKISLFSDMKIRSSLILVLVFFLLMLIAGAALGVLSLRANNQALNNIVLNQRLGANLSTAIDGYKNVQTILGRAVASFIVNSDQQSYAIASEWGVQGGADASALSDESRGLIDAARKEYDQSMSRFKAFQELAQNVPDPENRYRRVIEGYATLMEGGVMPLFSLISSGNIRDYHSFLGSTTLFLEEDLYSSLGGLQSFQQRLIDRTYQTEADHYQLVIMLVSGAMLACVLIAFLSYVFLGRVVLRPLRLAGTHFDRIAGGDLTQRVEVRSRNEIGVLYEALRRMQESLTRTVSTVRQGVEEITLGSREIFMGNTDLSSRTEQQAASLQETAASMEQLASTVRQNTDNATQADTLAKSASDVAARGGQAVSAVVDTMGEISTSSGKMVEIVGVIDGIAFQTNILALNAAVEAARAGEQGKGFAVVAGEVRSLAQRSAQAAKEIKVLIEESQLKVQAGAKQAGQAGEIMQEVVGSVQGVTTIMGEISSASHEQSDGIEQVNQAVTQMDSVVQQNAALVEEAAAAAGSLQDQATRLAEAVAVFKINANEVIDVAAARLHHSKPEDASSTGRLNLAQPAGVLTSS; encoded by the coding sequence ATGCGCAAGATTTCCCTGTTCTCCGATATGAAGATACGCAGCAGCCTCATCCTGGTGCTGGTGTTCTTTCTGCTGATGCTCATTGCCGGCGCCGCCCTGGGCGTCCTGTCCCTGCGCGCCAACAACCAGGCCTTGAACAACATCGTCCTGAATCAACGCCTGGGCGCCAACCTCAGCACGGCCATCGACGGCTACAAGAACGTGCAGACCATACTGGGACGGGCCGTTGCCAGCTTCATCGTCAATAGCGACCAGCAAAGCTATGCCATCGCCAGCGAATGGGGCGTCCAAGGCGGCGCCGACGCTTCCGCCCTCAGCGACGAATCGCGCGGGCTTATCGACGCGGCGCGCAAGGAATACGACCAGTCGATGTCGCGGTTCAAGGCGTTCCAGGAACTCGCGCAAAACGTTCCCGACCCCGAAAACCGCTACCGCCGCGTGATCGAGGGCTATGCCACGCTGATGGAAGGCGGCGTCATGCCTTTGTTCAGCCTGATTTCTTCGGGCAACATCCGCGATTACCACAGCTTCCTGGGCAGCACCACCCTATTCCTGGAAGAAGACCTCTACAGCTCGCTGGGCGGCCTGCAATCCTTCCAGCAGCGCCTGATCGACCGCACTTACCAGACCGAGGCCGACCATTACCAATTGGTGATCATGCTGGTGTCCGGCGCCATGCTGGCCTGCGTGCTCATCGCTTTCCTTTCCTACGTTTTCCTGGGACGCGTGGTCTTGCGCCCCTTGCGGCTGGCCGGCACGCATTTCGACCGGATTGCCGGGGGCGACCTGACGCAGCGCGTGGAGGTTCGTTCGCGCAACGAGATCGGCGTGCTGTACGAGGCCTTGCGGCGGATGCAGGAAAGCCTGACGCGCACGGTGAGCACGGTGCGCCAGGGCGTGGAGGAGATCACGCTGGGTTCGCGCGAGATCTTCATGGGCAACACGGATCTGAGCAGCCGCACCGAGCAGCAGGCGGCGTCCTTGCAAGAGACGGCGGCGAGCATGGAGCAGTTGGCCAGCACGGTGCGCCAGAACACGGACAACGCGACGCAGGCCGACACGCTGGCCAAGAGCGCCTCGGACGTGGCCGCGCGCGGAGGCCAGGCGGTCTCGGCGGTGGTGGACACGATGGGCGAGATTTCCACCAGCTCGGGCAAGATGGTCGAGATCGTGGGGGTGATCGACGGGATCGCGTTCCAGACGAACATCCTGGCGCTGAACGCGGCGGTGGAAGCGGCGCGCGCGGGCGAGCAGGGCAAGGGCTTTGCGGTGGTGGCGGGCGAGGTGCGCTCGCTGGCGCAGCGCAGCGCGCAGGCGGCCAAGGAGATCAAGGTGCTGATCGAGGAGTCGCAGCTGAAGGTGCAGGCCGGTGCCAAGCAGGCGGGCCAGGCGGGCGAGATCATGCAGGAGGTGGTCGGCTCGGTGCAAGGGGTCACGACCATCATGGGCGAGATCTCCTCGGCCTCGCACGAGCAGTCCGACGGGATCGAGCAGGTGAACCAGGCGGTCACGCAGATGGACAGCGTGGTGCAGCAGAACGCGGCGCTGGTCGAAGAGGCGGCGGCCGCGGCCGGCTCGCTGCAGGACCAGGCCACGCGTCTGGCCGAAGCCGTGGCGGTGTTCAAGATCAATGCCAACGAAGTCATCGATGTGGCCGCCGCGCGGCTGCATCATTCCAAGCCGGAAGACGCGTCCAGTACGGGACGGCTGAACCTGGCGCAACCTGCCGGAGTTCTAACCAGCTCCTAG
- a CDS encoding CheR family methyltransferase, with amino-acid sequence MSSIAQSIFTMPALPEVGHNDFERAARILRARAGIVLGGHKQEMAERTLAMRAKSLGMANVKEYLDHLELNSQSPQWEAFINAFTINHTAFFREQHHFAILAKFAKTRKKPFSLWCCASSTGEEPYSIAMTLRESCPAPDSGVSILATDIDTHAVQKAQEGVYTMERASPIPEDYLRKYFQRGTGRRTGMVRVKPVLRDMIDFDTLNLLSPNWPITQKLDVIFCRNTMIYFDKATQTRILERFAAILKPGGLLFAGHSENFTYLTKSFRLQGQTVYVTT; translated from the coding sequence ATGTCATCCATAGCACAGTCGATCTTCACCATGCCTGCCTTACCCGAGGTCGGGCATAACGATTTTGAGCGGGCGGCGCGCATACTGCGCGCTCGCGCCGGCATCGTGCTGGGGGGACACAAGCAGGAAATGGCCGAGCGTACCCTGGCCATGCGGGCAAAAAGCCTGGGCATGGCCAATGTCAAGGAATACCTCGATCACCTGGAACTGAACAGCCAGTCGCCGCAGTGGGAAGCGTTCATCAACGCCTTCACCATCAATCACACCGCCTTCTTCCGCGAGCAGCATCACTTCGCCATCCTGGCCAAGTTCGCCAAAACGCGCAAGAAGCCGTTTTCCCTGTGGTGCTGCGCCAGTTCCACCGGCGAAGAGCCTTATTCCATCGCCATGACGCTGCGCGAATCCTGCCCCGCGCCCGACAGCGGCGTGTCCATCCTGGCGACCGACATCGATACCCATGCCGTCCAGAAAGCGCAGGAAGGCGTGTACACCATGGAAAGGGCCAGCCCCATTCCCGAGGACTACCTGCGGAAATATTTTCAGCGCGGCACGGGCCGGCGCACGGGCATGGTGCGCGTCAAGCCCGTCCTGCGCGACATGATCGACTTCGACACCCTGAACCTGCTTTCGCCCAATTGGCCCATTACCCAGAAGCTGGATGTCATTTTTTGTCGCAACACCATGATTTATTTCGATAAGGCCACGCAGACCCGCATTCTGGAGCGTTTCGCGGCCATATTGAAGCCAGGCGGCCTGTTGTTTGCCGGCCATTCCGAAAACTTCACGTACCTGACCAAATCGTTCCGCCTGCAAGGGCAGACCGTGTACGTAACAACGTAG
- a CDS encoding protein-glutamate methylesterase/protein-glutamine glutaminase — MKKIRVLCVDDSALVRGLMTEIINSHPDMEVVAAAPDPLIARELIKQHNPDVLTLDVEMPRMDGLDFLERLMRLRPMPVVMVSSLTERNSEVTLRALELGAVDFVTKPKLGLRDGLMEYGELIADKIRAAANSRPRQAQQPGAAPRARLTQPFSTTEKLVLIGASTGGTEAIRQVLEPLPANSPAIMITQHMPAGFTRSFVQRLDNLCAVQVHEAEDGQRVLPGHVYLAPGGLAHMKLARSGANYVVKLEYSDPVNRHRPSVDVLFHSAAQVAGKNAVGVILTGMGKDGAQGLLAMKQAGATTFAQDEASCVVFGMPREALHIGATENAVPLSEMSERILASAGSYGHRV, encoded by the coding sequence ATGAAGAAGATTCGTGTCCTGTGTGTCGATGACTCCGCTCTGGTCCGCGGGTTGATGACGGAGATCATCAATAGCCATCCCGATATGGAAGTGGTCGCGGCCGCGCCCGATCCCCTGATCGCCCGCGAATTGATCAAGCAGCATAATCCCGACGTCCTGACGCTGGATGTGGAAATGCCGCGCATGGACGGCCTGGACTTCCTCGAGCGCCTGATGCGGCTGCGGCCCATGCCGGTGGTCATGGTGTCGTCGCTGACCGAGCGCAATTCCGAAGTGACCTTGCGCGCCCTCGAGCTGGGTGCGGTCGATTTCGTCACCAAGCCCAAGCTGGGCCTGCGCGACGGCCTGATGGAATACGGCGAACTGATCGCCGACAAGATACGCGCGGCCGCCAATTCCCGGCCGCGCCAGGCCCAGCAGCCGGGCGCCGCTCCCCGGGCCAGGCTGACCCAGCCTTTTTCCACCACCGAAAAACTGGTGCTGATCGGCGCTTCCACGGGCGGAACCGAAGCCATACGCCAGGTGCTCGAACCCTTGCCGGCCAACAGTCCCGCCATCATGATCACGCAGCACATGCCGGCCGGCTTCACCCGTTCCTTCGTGCAGCGCCTGGACAACCTGTGCGCGGTCCAGGTCCACGAAGCGGAAGACGGCCAGCGCGTGCTGCCGGGCCATGTCTATCTGGCGCCCGGCGGGCTCGCCCACATGAAGCTGGCCCGCTCGGGGGCCAATTATGTAGTCAAGCTGGAATACAGCGATCCGGTCAACCGGCATCGCCCTTCGGTTGATGTATTGTTTCACTCCGCCGCCCAGGTCGCCGGGAAGAACGCCGTGGGCGTCATCCTGACCGGCATGGGCAAGGACGGGGCGCAGGGCTTGTTGGCCATGAAACAGGCCGGCGCCACGACCTTTGCGCAAGACGAAGCCAGTTGTGTTGTATTTGGGATGCCGCGCGAAGCCTTGCACATCGGGGCAACGGAGAACGCGGTACCGTTATCGGAAATGAGCGAGCGCATTTTGGCCAGCGCCGGCTCTTATGGCCACCGGGTCTGA
- the cheY gene encoding chemotaxis response regulator CheY, with translation MVQKTMKILVVDDFPTMRRIIKNLLKDLGFENVDEAEDGAMGLEKLRNGNFEFVVSDWNMPNMDGLTMLQNIRADASLAKLPVLMVTAEAKKENIIAAAQAGANGYVVKPFTAATLEEKLNKIFEKLES, from the coding sequence GTGGTACAGAAAACCATGAAAATCCTGGTCGTCGATGATTTTCCGACCATGCGTCGCATCATCAAGAACCTGCTCAAGGACCTGGGGTTCGAGAACGTCGATGAAGCGGAAGACGGCGCCATGGGTTTGGAAAAACTGCGCAACGGCAATTTCGAGTTCGTCGTGTCCGACTGGAACATGCCGAATATGGACGGGCTGACCATGCTGCAGAACATCCGGGCCGATGCCTCGCTGGCCAAGCTGCCCGTGCTGATGGTGACCGCCGAAGCCAAGAAGGAAAACATCATCGCCGCCGCCCAGGCCGGTGCGAACGGCTATGTGGTCAAGCCTTTTACAGCGGCCACTCTTGAAGAGAAGCTGAATAAAATCTTCGAAAAACTCGAGTCTTAA
- the cheZ gene encoding protein phosphatase CheZ, with protein MDTADNPTARAIGGEPPVDLIHRIASLTRMLRESMRELGLDQAIKDAAHAIPDARDRLHYVARMTEQAANRVLNAAEQTQPLQDSMQRDAKALDARWQAWFDHPVELADARELVDDTRALLKSVPEKTAASQNHLLEIIMAQDFQDLTGQVIMKMLGVVSAIETELVQVLVDNVPQELREETKSLMNGPAVNPQGKVDVVTSQDQVDDLLSSLGF; from the coding sequence ATGGACACCGCAGACAATCCCACGGCTCGGGCGATAGGCGGCGAGCCGCCGGTCGATTTGATTCATCGTATTGCCTCGCTGACGCGCATGCTGCGCGAAAGCATGCGCGAACTCGGCCTGGATCAGGCCATCAAGGATGCCGCGCATGCCATTCCCGATGCGCGCGACCGCCTGCATTACGTCGCCCGCATGACCGAACAGGCGGCCAACCGGGTCTTGAACGCCGCCGAGCAGACCCAGCCCCTGCAGGACAGCATGCAGCGCGATGCCAAGGCGCTGGATGCGCGCTGGCAAGCCTGGTTCGACCATCCGGTCGAGCTGGCCGATGCGCGCGAACTGGTGGACGATACCCGGGCGCTGCTGAAATCTGTTCCAGAAAAAACCGCCGCCTCGCAGAACCACCTGCTTGAAATCATCATGGCTCAGGATTTCCAGGATCTGACCGGCCAGGTCATCATGAAGATGCTGGGCGTGGTGTCGGCCATCGAAACCGAGCTGGTGCAGGTGCTGGTCGACAACGTCCCCCAGGAATTGCGCGAAGAAACCAAATCGCTCATGAACGGCCCCGCGGTCAACCCGCAAGGCAAGGTCGATGTCGTCACCAGCCAGGACCAGGTCGACGATCTGCTCTCCAGCCTGGGCTTCTGA
- a CDS encoding methyl-accepting chemotaxis protein has protein sequence MKQTTKRMVGVSRLLKRLSKGQATLSDRAWTFSPLAWPLSRFLSALRDRFVTMRQASIDISLNTARLLAQTVACRDMAREQAAESQGLATRGAQIAAMSEQTSASVGEIASTFHDQMDVARQTLGQLNELHQRVSRVTTQMEVFSGVVSQLSERAQSVGDTSRLIKDIALQTHLLALNAGVEAARAGEAGKGFAVVASEVGKLAERVNAATGEIVQHAGEILELVASTREKTDHIHLDMTSSGKVVTQFTANFDQFVKDFEHMDIQMNEVVHTVGQVASTNQEMNHAIERIAMLSSQVQNRMVTMNDQVVAVRDKSERLQEMLAALRTGNTPFDALAAMLDSLQSACKTVLLQARNQGADIFDQQYQRIPGSNPPRYHTRYDSSVDQPLTQVLDYMLDQLPGGFYTLLIDKNGYCPTHNTRYSRQPTGDLDHDTRHVRNKRIFDDPVSLGAAENSAGVLCQTYMRDTGEIVTDLSIPLDIDDSRWGAVRIGVDYSRFEELASQAQRPN, from the coding sequence ATGAAACAGACGACCAAACGCATGGTGGGCGTATCGCGTTTGCTTAAACGCCTGAGCAAGGGGCAGGCCACGCTGTCCGATCGTGCCTGGACGTTCAGCCCCTTGGCCTGGCCTTTATCCCGTTTCCTGTCGGCTCTGCGCGATCGCTTCGTCACGATGCGCCAGGCCAGTATCGACATTTCCCTGAACACGGCGCGCCTGCTGGCTCAAACGGTGGCCTGTCGCGACATGGCGCGCGAGCAGGCGGCCGAGTCCCAGGGCCTGGCCACGCGCGGCGCCCAGATCGCCGCGATGTCCGAGCAAACCTCGGCGTCGGTCGGCGAGATCGCCTCCACCTTTCACGACCAGATGGACGTCGCCCGCCAGACCCTGGGCCAGCTCAACGAATTGCACCAGCGCGTCAGCCGCGTGACCACGCAGATGGAAGTCTTCTCCGGCGTGGTGTCGCAGCTCAGCGAGCGCGCCCAGTCGGTGGGCGATACCAGCCGGCTGATCAAGGATATTGCGCTCCAGACGCATTTGCTGGCCCTGAATGCCGGGGTCGAGGCGGCGCGCGCCGGCGAGGCCGGCAAGGGCTTCGCCGTGGTCGCCAGCGAAGTGGGCAAGCTGGCCGAGCGGGTCAATGCGGCCACCGGCGAAATCGTCCAGCATGCCGGCGAAATCCTTGAACTGGTCGCCAGCACGCGCGAGAAAACCGATCACATCCATCTGGACATGACTTCTTCGGGCAAGGTCGTGACCCAGTTCACCGCCAATTTCGACCAGTTCGTCAAAGACTTCGAGCATATGGACATCCAGATGAACGAAGTCGTGCACACCGTCGGGCAGGTGGCTTCGACCAATCAGGAAATGAACCACGCCATCGAACGGATCGCCATGCTCAGTTCCCAGGTCCAGAACCGCATGGTCACCATGAACGATCAGGTGGTCGCCGTGCGCGACAAGTCCGAGCGCCTCCAGGAAATGCTGGCGGCGCTGCGCACCGGCAACACGCCGTTCGACGCCCTGGCCGCCATGCTCGATTCGCTGCAATCGGCGTGCAAGACCGTGCTGCTGCAGGCCAGGAACCAGGGCGCGGATATCTTCGACCAGCAGTACCAGCGCATACCCGGCAGCAACCCGCCGCGCTACCATACCCGCTACGACAGCTCCGTCGACCAGCCGCTGACCCAGGTCCTGGACTACATGCTGGACCAGCTTCCGGGCGGCTTCTATACCCTGCTCATCGACAAGAACGGCTATTGCCCCACCCACAACACGCGTTATTCGCGCCAACCCACCGGCGACCTGGACCACGACACCCGCCACGTGCGCAACAAGCGCATATTCGACGACCCGGTCAGCCTGGGCGCCGCGGAGAACTCGGCGGGCGTGCTGTGCCAGACGTATATGCGCGATACCGGCGAGATTGTTACCGATCTGTCCATTCCACTGGATATCGATGACAGCCGCTGGGGGGCGGTGCGCATAGGGGTCGATTACTCGCGTTTCGAAGAACTGGCCTCCCAGGCCCAGCGGCCGAATTAA